From Solwaraspora sp. WMMD1047, the proteins below share one genomic window:
- a CDS encoding cytochrome c, with amino-acid sequence MGKAPRPGPRRAWKRPWLTGQARRRFNASVRLVVALLLAGGVYAFFAPASRAQEEPGLSAAAVAGEALFEVGCITCHGRSAGGVEGRGPSLINVGGASVEFQVGTGRMPLARQEAQAARKPPQYSDEEVRQLAAYIDSLGVGPVVPDDVDGLVEDADLARGGELFRINCSQCHAFGGGGGALSSGKYAPSLYPASDRIIYAAMLSGPQNMPVFGDNTLTPQEKADIIAYIQQVIQSDHDPGGFNLGRYGPSTEGLAVFLVGIVALVFASLWIAGKS; translated from the coding sequence ATGGGAAAGGCCCCGCGCCCAGGCCCTCGCCGGGCCTGGAAACGCCCGTGGCTGACAGGGCAGGCCCGCCGGCGGTTCAACGCGAGCGTTCGGCTGGTGGTGGCGCTGCTGTTGGCCGGGGGTGTGTACGCGTTCTTCGCGCCGGCCTCCCGGGCGCAGGAGGAACCGGGGCTGAGCGCTGCTGCCGTTGCGGGTGAGGCGTTGTTCGAGGTCGGTTGCATCACCTGCCACGGCCGCAGTGCCGGCGGGGTGGAGGGACGAGGTCCGAGTCTGATCAATGTCGGGGGCGCCTCGGTGGAGTTCCAGGTCGGCACGGGCCGGATGCCGCTGGCTCGGCAGGAGGCGCAGGCGGCGCGCAAGCCGCCGCAGTACTCCGACGAGGAGGTACGGCAACTGGCGGCGTACATCGACTCGCTCGGGGTCGGTCCGGTGGTGCCGGACGACGTGGACGGCCTGGTCGAGGACGCCGACCTGGCCCGTGGGGGTGAGCTGTTCCGGATCAACTGCTCGCAGTGCCACGCGTTCGGCGGAGGTGGCGGGGCGCTGTCGTCGGGCAAGTATGCGCCGAGCCTCTACCCGGCCAGCGACCGGATCATCTACGCGGCGATGCTCAGCGGCCCGCAGAACATGCCGGTCTTCGGTGACAACACCCTGACCCCGCAGGAGAAGGCGGACATCATCGCCTACATCCAGCAGGTGATCCAGTCCGACCACGACCCGGGTGGGTTCAACCTGGGCCGTTACGGCCCGTCGACCGAGGGCTTGGCGGTGTTCCTGGTCGGCATCGTCGCGCTGGTCTTCGCCAGCCTCTGGATCGCGGGCAAGTCGTGA
- a CDS encoding Rieske 2Fe-2S domain-containing protein, giving the protein MTRFDIVREGARRDDVEIVHYEPQVVPGSKAERRLTRTVAALFAVAGLSSLAFLAVFIWWPWRYRLVADVEEYYTPLLGVTLGIALLGVGFGILVWGKKLLPKEVSIQDRHEGAVSPEERRITGQTMLHMADELGIKRRPLLGVSLLAGLVPVGVVAATPLIGGLIRNPHTDRELYQTGFAPADDQGAITSIRLVREDGRAVRPADLLPGGQVTVFPGIPRGTSNEYADSVTLLIHLRPEDALKARENNEEAGKTDWMWGNYIAYSKICTHAGCPASLYEQQTNRLLCPCHQSQFLITENAKPVFGPASRPLPQLPIEVDDEGFFVASSDYKDPIGPDFWERP; this is encoded by the coding sequence ATGACGCGCTTCGACATCGTCCGGGAGGGCGCCCGCCGGGACGATGTCGAGATCGTCCACTACGAACCACAGGTGGTGCCAGGCTCGAAGGCCGAGCGCCGGTTGACACGTACCGTCGCGGCGCTGTTCGCCGTCGCCGGATTGTCCTCGCTGGCGTTCCTGGCGGTGTTCATCTGGTGGCCGTGGCGCTACCGTCTGGTCGCCGACGTCGAGGAGTACTACACCCCCCTGCTGGGGGTGACGCTGGGCATCGCGCTGCTCGGCGTCGGGTTCGGCATTCTCGTGTGGGGCAAGAAGCTGCTGCCCAAGGAGGTCTCCATCCAGGACCGCCACGAGGGTGCTGTCTCCCCCGAGGAGCGGCGGATCACCGGGCAGACCATGCTGCACATGGCCGACGAACTCGGCATCAAACGGCGGCCGCTGCTCGGCGTGTCCCTGCTCGCCGGGCTCGTCCCGGTCGGTGTGGTCGCCGCCACCCCCCTGATCGGCGGCCTCATCCGTAACCCACACACCGACCGGGAGCTCTACCAGACCGGCTTCGCCCCCGCCGACGACCAGGGCGCGATCACCAGCATCCGTCTCGTGCGGGAAGACGGGCGCGCCGTGCGTCCGGCGGACCTACTGCCCGGTGGGCAGGTCACCGTCTTTCCCGGCATCCCGCGCGGGACGAGCAACGAGTACGCCGATTCGGTCACCCTGCTCATCCACCTACGACCGGAGGACGCGCTCAAGGCTCGCGAAAACAATGAGGAGGCCGGCAAGACCGACTGGATGTGGGGCAACTACATCGCCTACTCGAAAATCTGTACCCATGCCGGCTGCCCCGCCAGCCTCTACGAGCAGCAGACAAACCGGCTGCTGTGCCCCTGCCACCAGTCACAGTTCCTGATCACCGAGAACGCCAAACCCGTCTTCGGTCCCGCCAGCCGGCCGTTGCCCCAACTACCGATCGAGGTCGACGACGAGGGCTTCTTCGTTGCCTCCTCCGACTACAAAGACCCCATCGGCCCCGACTTCTGGGAACGCCCCTGA
- a CDS encoding GNAT family protein, which translates to MNLSAPGWPVVLRDGPVVLRPYRRSDAAAWSEVRRANQRWLAPWESSPPGRWDELNSPSAFRYVHRDQRRSARRGEGMPFAVCLRENGRERLVGHLNLGNIVRRAFCSAYAGYWVDARAAGRGVIPTAMALAVDHAFGPGGLHRIEVNIRPENAPSRRVVEKLGFREEAYHPRYMHIDGAWRDHIGYAMTSEEVAAEGGLLARWHRLRAAAS; encoded by the coding sequence ATGAACCTCTCCGCGCCCGGCTGGCCCGTGGTGCTGCGGGACGGCCCGGTCGTGCTCCGCCCGTACCGGCGCTCCGACGCCGCCGCCTGGTCCGAGGTGCGCCGCGCCAACCAGCGCTGGCTGGCACCCTGGGAGTCCTCCCCACCCGGCCGCTGGGACGAGCTGAACTCCCCGTCCGCGTTCCGCTACGTGCACCGCGACCAGCGGCGCTCCGCCCGCCGGGGCGAGGGCATGCCGTTCGCGGTCTGCCTGCGGGAGAACGGCCGGGAACGGCTGGTCGGCCACCTCAACCTGGGCAACATCGTGCGGCGCGCGTTCTGCTCGGCGTACGCCGGTTACTGGGTGGACGCCCGGGCGGCCGGGCGGGGGGTGATCCCGACCGCGATGGCGCTCGCCGTCGACCACGCCTTCGGCCCCGGCGGCCTGCACCGGATCGAGGTCAACATCCGGCCGGAGAACGCCCCCTCCCGTCGGGTGGTCGAGAAGCTCGGCTTCCGCGAGGAGGCGTACCACCCGCGCTACATGCACATCGACGGCGCCTGGCGAGACCACATCGGGTACGCCATGACCAGCGAAGAAGTGGCCGCCGAGGGTGGTCTGCTGGCCCGCTGGCACCGGCTGCGCGCCGCCGCCTCCTGA
- the glp gene encoding gephyrin-like molybdotransferase Glp encodes MTATADAEAAANELTPLADYLGSVLRRLRALPPLDLDLTQAYGNVLAENVTAPHSFPAFDQAAIDGYAARWEDISGAGRGGGFPPAGGLGPGPARLGDPRPVRLNVVGDLGAASWRPVRLTPGSCFSVAAGSPLPLAADVVVPVEWTDQGMAAVEIFRTPKRGYGLRRAGEEIAAGTLLARSGSYISPALVAVLAATGIGHVVVRPSPRVVIVATGDELVDVGRGSQPGQVVDANSHALTAAAAEVGAVAYRVGICDDDPEGLRGLLEDQTLRADLIITTGGTGTGPGDMVRRIMSRRDGGRPGPVVFTDVALYPGAALGFGTVGAEEVPVVCLPGDPGAALIGFEVLARPAIQLLAGAEPVFRPSVRAHLLETLSSPAGLREFRPAHVAERRGGGYTVQPLLGGPYTLSGLAEANGLLVLGERVTTAAAGSTVDVLLLDRRR; translated from the coding sequence GTGACAGCCACGGCCGACGCCGAGGCGGCCGCCAACGAGCTGACGCCGCTCGCCGACTACCTGGGCAGCGTACTGCGCAGGTTACGCGCGCTGCCCCCGCTCGACCTCGACCTGACCCAGGCGTACGGGAACGTGCTCGCCGAGAACGTCACCGCGCCGCACTCCTTCCCGGCGTTCGACCAGGCCGCCATCGACGGGTACGCGGCCCGCTGGGAGGACATCTCCGGAGCCGGCCGGGGCGGCGGCTTCCCGCCGGCGGGTGGCCTCGGCCCCGGCCCGGCCCGGCTCGGCGACCCCCGGCCGGTCCGGCTCAACGTCGTCGGCGACCTCGGCGCGGCGAGCTGGCGGCCGGTCCGCCTCACGCCGGGATCCTGCTTCTCGGTCGCCGCCGGCTCGCCGCTGCCGCTCGCCGCCGACGTCGTCGTCCCGGTCGAATGGACCGACCAGGGCATGGCCGCGGTGGAGATCTTCCGCACCCCCAAGCGGGGGTACGGCCTGCGCCGGGCCGGCGAGGAGATCGCCGCCGGCACCCTGCTGGCCCGGTCCGGCAGCTACATCTCGCCGGCCCTGGTCGCCGTCCTCGCCGCCACCGGCATCGGCCACGTGGTGGTCCGGCCGAGCCCCCGGGTGGTGATCGTGGCCACCGGTGACGAACTTGTCGACGTCGGCCGGGGCAGCCAGCCCGGCCAGGTCGTCGACGCCAACTCGCACGCCCTCACCGCGGCCGCCGCCGAGGTCGGCGCGGTCGCCTACCGGGTCGGCATCTGCGACGACGACCCCGAAGGGCTGCGCGGCCTGCTGGAGGACCAGACCCTGCGGGCCGACCTGATCATCACCACCGGCGGCACCGGCACCGGGCCGGGCGACATGGTCCGGCGGATCATGTCCCGCCGCGACGGCGGGCGACCCGGCCCGGTCGTCTTCACCGACGTCGCGCTCTACCCCGGCGCCGCCCTCGGCTTCGGCACGGTCGGCGCCGAGGAGGTGCCGGTGGTCTGCCTGCCCGGCGACCCGGGCGCCGCGCTGATCGGCTTCGAGGTGCTGGCCCGGCCCGCCATCCAACTGCTCGCCGGCGCCGAACCGGTGTTCCGGCCGAGCGTGCGCGCCCACCTGCTGGAAACGCTGTCGTCCCCGGCCGGGCTGCGCGAGTTCCGCCCCGCCCACGTCGCCGAGCGGCGCGGCGGCGGCTACACCGTGCAACCGCTGCTCGGTGGGCCGTACACCCTCTCCGGGCTGGCCGAGGCGAACGGTCTGCTGGTTCTCGGCGAGCGGGTGACCACCGCGGCGGCCGGCTCCACCGTGGACGTGCTGCTGCTGGACCGGCGCCGATGA
- a CDS encoding UTP--glucose-1-phosphate uridylyltransferase, translating to MPEHAATSATNSSSTPTTPAPTGRRAVKAVIPAAGLATRFLPATKAVPKELLPVVDRPVLQYIVEEAAAAGIGDVLLITGRGKTSMVDHFDRQPYLEQRLEEKGDAARLAAVRRPAELAEIYTCRQGEPLGLGHAVSYAESHVGDEPFAVLLGDEFGDPADPLLPPMLELQSRTGGIVLAFGEVPWEETKRYGIASVTEAESELTDLGEVVKVTGLVEKPDPADAPSNLAVLGRYILPGHIFDAIRRTGPGSGGEIQLTDAMATLLKEGTPVHAIVYRGTRYDTGMPLGYLQAVVQLACQNDDLGAEFRQWLGEFVGTFAGRST from the coding sequence ATGCCGGAGCATGCAGCGACCTCAGCGACGAACTCCTCCTCGACCCCCACGACCCCAGCGCCGACCGGGCGACGAGCGGTGAAGGCGGTCATCCCCGCCGCCGGTCTGGCCACCCGGTTCCTGCCCGCCACCAAGGCGGTGCCGAAGGAGCTGCTGCCGGTGGTCGACCGGCCCGTCCTGCAGTACATCGTGGAGGAGGCCGCCGCGGCCGGCATCGGCGACGTACTGCTGATCACCGGCCGGGGCAAGACGTCGATGGTCGACCACTTCGACCGCCAGCCCTACCTGGAGCAGCGCCTGGAGGAGAAGGGCGACGCCGCGCGGCTCGCCGCCGTCCGCCGCCCCGCCGAGCTGGCCGAGATCTACACCTGCCGGCAGGGCGAGCCGCTCGGCCTCGGCCACGCCGTCTCGTACGCCGAGTCGCACGTCGGTGACGAGCCGTTCGCGGTGCTGCTCGGCGACGAGTTCGGCGACCCTGCCGACCCGCTGCTCCCCCCCATGCTGGAGCTGCAGTCCCGCACCGGCGGCATCGTCCTCGCCTTCGGCGAGGTGCCCTGGGAGGAGACCAAGCGGTACGGCATCGCGTCGGTCACCGAGGCCGAATCCGAACTGACCGACCTCGGCGAGGTGGTGAAGGTGACCGGCCTGGTGGAGAAGCCGGACCCCGCCGACGCCCCGAGCAACCTGGCCGTACTCGGCCGCTACATCCTGCCCGGCCACATCTTCGACGCGATCCGGCGGACCGGCCCCGGCAGCGGCGGCGAGATCCAGCTCACCGACGCGATGGCCACCCTGCTCAAGGAGGGGACACCGGTGCACGCCATCGTCTACCGCGGCACCCGCTACGACACCGGCATGCCGCTGGGCTACCTGCAGGCGGTGGTGCAGCTGGCCTGCCAGAACGACGACCTCGGCGCCGAGTTCCGGCAGTGGCTCGGGGAGTTCGTCGGCACGTTCGCCGGGCGCAGCACATGA
- a CDS encoding diguanylate cyclase: MTLRGRLTSAFLAVVLGPVLLGAGFVGVTAATVGHQRSEDRLSLAATTVRNTITALCQQLYSAAAAVAVATDRSGLATEFVTQGLASAVLVTAANGTPVLITPDPPAGPWADCGGDRSTAVAPRAIAARVELRDTAGTPSGSVHAAQVLDTAFVTRLAAATGTAVTLLPAKPAATGPAGPASPTGGPEATAGPVTDGSAAEGPAAEGPATDGSAADGSVAEGSAPGGSATRESIDGGPPAVDPDADGGPSTEPSGTRESVFAAAERITGDGIVETRGGRYVKRIGPAPGQPLPLILSVAREPSRTLHALLAGAVGVAGVLALLAARRLARSTTRPLVELARAAARMAGGDLTARLPVRAPDEVGRLASTFNRITRETQTYAQALTVSRDQLRGHLAILGDTLASTHDLPRILRVILRTAVTATGARAGLVLLFDPATGTLVCRCAEGLSPTAGADDGPIRFGAGLLGAVAATGEPRRGRVDRDGPALAEHEPRCHTYVAVPFTAAGQPHQPGLPLPATVAGRPDAIGVLALYDRHGGDEFDDADLATLRTFARHASVAVENVRIHEEAQRLSLTDPLTGLWNYRYLTESVRREVERASRFGRMLSVLALDLDRFKGVNDSYGHAAGDAVLAEFARRIRNLVREVDLAFRRGGEEFVVLLPETDAPGAATVAERLGATIRDTPITVDAEVGPAGERRRISVTVSIGIAVYPDHAFTGPHLLEAADQALYAAKSAGRDTYRIAVPRIGPPVAELAVAGGAVPPADDLPRAGRAPRPADATDGEVGRPGGASSGAHPPLQTRGR, encoded by the coding sequence GTGACGCTGCGCGGAAGGTTGACAAGCGCCTTTCTCGCCGTGGTGCTCGGCCCGGTGCTACTCGGCGCCGGCTTCGTCGGCGTCACGGCGGCCACCGTCGGTCACCAGCGGTCCGAGGACCGGCTGAGCCTCGCCGCAACCACGGTACGCAACACGATCACCGCGCTGTGCCAACAGCTCTACTCCGCCGCCGCCGCGGTCGCCGTGGCCACCGACCGGTCCGGGCTCGCCACCGAGTTCGTCACCCAGGGCCTGGCCAGCGCGGTCCTGGTGACCGCTGCGAACGGCACGCCGGTGTTGATCACGCCCGACCCGCCGGCCGGACCGTGGGCCGACTGCGGCGGCGACCGGTCGACCGCGGTGGCGCCGCGGGCGATCGCCGCCCGGGTCGAGCTCCGGGACACCGCCGGAACCCCGAGCGGCAGCGTGCACGCCGCCCAGGTGCTGGACACCGCCTTCGTCACCCGGCTCGCCGCCGCCACCGGTACCGCCGTCACCCTGCTGCCGGCCAAGCCGGCCGCCACCGGCCCGGCGGGTCCGGCCAGTCCGACCGGCGGGCCGGAGGCCACTGCCGGACCGGTCACCGACGGATCGGCCGCCGAGGGACCGGCCGCCGAGGGACCGGCCACCGACGGATCGGCCGCCGACGGATCGGTGGCCGAGGGGTCGGCGCCCGGGGGGTCGGCCACCAGGGAATCGATCGACGGCGGCCCGCCGGCGGTCGACCCGGACGCCGACGGCGGTCCGAGCACCGAACCCAGCGGCACCCGGGAATCGGTGTTCGCCGCCGCCGAGCGGATCACCGGCGACGGAATCGTCGAAACCCGCGGCGGCCGGTACGTCAAACGGATCGGCCCCGCCCCGGGCCAGCCCCTACCGCTGATCCTGTCGGTGGCCCGCGAACCGTCGCGGACCCTGCACGCCCTGCTGGCGGGGGCGGTCGGAGTGGCCGGCGTCCTCGCGCTGCTGGCCGCCCGCCGGCTGGCCCGCTCGACCACCCGCCCGCTGGTCGAGCTGGCCCGGGCGGCGGCCCGGATGGCCGGCGGCGACCTGACCGCCCGGCTCCCGGTCCGGGCGCCCGACGAGGTCGGCCGGCTCGCCAGCACCTTCAACCGGATCACCCGCGAGACCCAGACCTACGCCCAGGCCCTCACCGTCAGCCGGGACCAGCTCCGCGGCCACCTGGCGATCCTCGGCGACACCCTGGCCAGCACCCACGACCTGCCGCGGATCCTGCGGGTGATCCTGCGGACCGCCGTCACCGCCACCGGCGCCCGCGCCGGCCTCGTCCTGCTCTTCGACCCGGCCACCGGCACCCTGGTCTGCCGCTGCGCCGAAGGACTCAGCCCGACGGCCGGCGCCGACGACGGCCCGATCCGGTTCGGCGCCGGGCTGCTCGGCGCGGTGGCGGCCACCGGCGAGCCGCGCCGCGGCCGGGTGGACCGGGACGGGCCGGCGCTGGCCGAACACGAACCCCGGTGCCACACCTACGTCGCCGTGCCGTTCACCGCCGCCGGGCAACCCCACCAGCCGGGCCTGCCGCTGCCGGCGACGGTTGCCGGTCGGCCGGACGCCATCGGGGTGCTGGCCCTCTACGACCGGCACGGCGGCGACGAGTTCGACGACGCCGACCTGGCCACCCTGCGCACCTTCGCCCGGCACGCCTCGGTGGCGGTGGAGAACGTCCGGATCCACGAGGAGGCGCAGCGGCTCTCCCTCACCGACCCGCTCACCGGGCTGTGGAACTACCGGTACCTGACCGAGTCGGTCCGCCGGGAGGTCGAACGGGCCAGCCGGTTCGGCCGGATGCTCAGCGTGCTCGCGCTGGACCTCGACCGGTTCAAAGGGGTGAACGACTCCTACGGCCACGCCGCCGGGGACGCGGTGCTGGCCGAGTTCGCCCGCCGGATCCGCAACCTGGTACGCGAGGTGGACCTCGCCTTCCGCCGCGGCGGGGAGGAGTTCGTGGTGCTGCTGCCCGAGACCGACGCCCCGGGGGCGGCCACCGTCGCCGAGCGGCTCGGCGCCACCATCCGGGACACCCCGATAACCGTCGACGCCGAGGTCGGCCCGGCCGGCGAACGCCGGCGGATCTCGGTGACCGTGTCGATCGGCATCGCCGTCTATCCGGACCACGCGTTCACCGGACCGCACCTGCTCGAAGCGGCCGACCAGGCGCTCTACGCCGCCAAGTCCGCCGGCCGCGACACCTACCGGATCGCCGTACCCAGGATCGGGCCGCCGGTCGCGGAGCTGGCGGTGGCCGGCGGCGCCGTGCCGCCGGCCGACGACCTGCCCCGGGCCGGCCGGGCGCCCCGGCCGGCCGACGCGACGGACGGTGAGGTGGGTCGCCCCGGCGGCGCGTCTTCCGGGGCACACCCGCCGCTACAGACCCGTGGCCGATAG